The Terrirubrum flagellatum nucleotide sequence TGTTTGCGCTGGCAAATTCGGACGTCGGGGTGGATATGTCCAGCCTGTTCCACCGCGCCGCGCAGTGGACAGCCATGCGCGGCAGAAGATATGCCGGCAAATCTTTCATCCGTCCTGAACCTCGCCAGCCGAACCCATGACGTTCTCGCCCACCGCCCTCGACGTGATCTGCATCGGCCGCTCCTCGGTCGATCTCTATGGCCAGCAGATCGGCGGGCGGCTTGAGGACGTGGCGACGTTCTCGAAAGCGGTCGGCGGCTGCCCCGCCAACATCTCGATCGGCGCGGCGCGGCTTGGGCTGAGATCGGCCGTCATCACGCGCGTCGGCGACGAGCAGATGGGCCGCTACATCATCGAGCAGCTCGGGCGCGAAGGCGTCGAGACGCGCGGCGTGACAATCGACAAGGAGCGGCTCACCGCGCTGGTGCTGCTCGGCGTGCGCGACGACCACAGCTTCCCGCACATCTTCTATCGCAGCGACTGCGCCGACATGGCGCTGTGCGAAGACGACATCGAGGAAGACTTCATCGCCTCCTCGGCCGCGGTGCTCGTCACCGGCACGCATTTCTCGAAGCCAAACCCCGAAGCCGCGCAGAAGAAGGCGATCCGGCTCGCGAAGGCGCATGGCCGCAAGGTGCTCTTCGACATCGATTATCGCCCCAACCTCTGGGGGCTTGCTGGCCACGCCGCCGGCGAAGAGCGCTATCGCGCCTCGCAGATCGTCACCGGAAAACTGCAGACCGTGCTGCCGTTCTGCGACGTGATCGTCGGCACGGAAGAGGAACTGCATATCGCCGGCGGCTCGGAAAACACGCTGGAGACGCTGCGAAAAATCCGCGCGCTGGCGCCCAAGGCGCTCATCGTGGCGAAGCGCGGCCCCATGGGCTGCGTCTGTTTTCCCGGCGACATTCCCGCTTCTCTCGAAGACGGCGTGAAGGGCCCCGGCTATCCCGTCGACGTGCTCAACACGCTCGGCGCCGGCGACGGCTTCATGGGCGGCTTCCTGCGCGGTTATCTCCGAGACGAGCCGCTGGAAAAGACGTGCGCCTTCGCCAACGCCGGCGGCGCCTTCGCGGTGTCGCGCCTGCTCTGTTCGGCTGAATATCCGACGCAGCCGGAAATGGCGCATTTTCTCGCCCATGGCGCATCGAGCCGTCGCCTGCGCGAGGATGTGGCGCTGACACATATCCATCGCGCCACGACGCGGCGGCCGCGCTCGTCCGACGAACTCATGGCGCTCGCGATCGACCATCGCTCGCAGATGGAGGCGATGGCCGACGACGCCGGCGCTTCTTACGACCGCATCGCAGCCTTCAAGCTTCTCGCGCTAGACGCCTGCCTCAAAGTTGCGAACGGACGCACGGGCTTCGGCATGCTGCTCGACGAAAAATACGGACGGCAGGCGCTCTACAAGGCCGCGGGCCATGATCTCTGGATCGGGCGCCCGGTGGAGCTTCCGGGCTCGCGGCCGCTCGATTTCGAGTATGGCGGCTCGCTCGGCGCGCGCATGATCGAATGGCCAGTCACGCAGACGATCAAATGCCTGTGCTTTTATCATCCCGACGACGGCGATGATCTCAAGGTCGTGCAGGAGCGCGAACTGCTGCGTCTCGCCGACGCCGCAGCGCGCGTCGGCCGCGAACTGCTGGTCGAGATCATCTGCGGCAAGCATGGCGAAATGAAAGACGACACGGTCGCCCACGTCATGGCGCGCCTCTACGCCATCGGCGTGAAGCCGGACTGGTGGAAGCTCGAACCTTTGAGGACGACCGCCGCCTGGAAAGCCGTCGAGACCGAAATCGCGGTCAATGATCCGCTCTGTCGCGGCGTCGTCATGCTTGGCCTCGATGCTCCTGAGAACGAAATCATCGATGCGTTCAGAGCGGCGCGCTCAAGCGCTCGCGTGAAAGGTTTCGCTGTCGGCCGCACCATCTTCGCCGATCCGTTCAAGACGTGGCTGCGCGGCGCGATGAACGATATGCAGGCTGTCGATGAGATGGCCGCGCGCTTCGGCCGCCTCTGCGAAGCGTGGGCGCGCGCGTAAGGTAATTCAGAAAGAAGCGGGGAAACGCGATGACGACAGTCCGGCTGACCATGGCGCAGGCGCTGGTGCGCTACCTCGCCGCGCAGAAGACGGAGATCGCGGGCAAGACGGTTCCGGTCTTCCATGGCGTGTTCGCGATCTTCGGCCATGGCAATGTCGCGGGCCTCGGCGAAGCGCTGCACAGCGCGCGCGATGCGCTGCCGACGTTCCGCGCGCACAACGAGCAAGCGATGGCGCACGCCGCGATCGCTTTCGCGAAAGCGTCGCGGCGCCGACGCATGATGGCCTGCACCACGTCGATCGGGCCCGGCGCGACCAACATGGTCACGGCGGCCGCAGTCGCGCATGTCAATCGTCTGCCGCTCCTCCTCCTCCCCGGCGACGTGTTCGCCAACCGGCGCCCCGATCCAGTGCTGCAACAGATCGAGGATTTCGAGGATGGCACCATTTCAGCCAACGACTGTTTCAAGCCGGTCTCGCGCTATTTCGACCGCATCACGCGGCCCGAACAGATTCTGACGGCGCTGCCGCGCGCCATGTCTGTGCTCACCGATCCCGCGCAATGCGGTCCCGTCACGCTGGCGCTCTGCCAGGACGTGCAGGCGGAAGCGTTCGATTATCCCGAGAGCTTCTTCAACGAGCGCGTCTGGCGCGCGCGGCGCGCATTGCCTGACGCGGACGAATTCGCGGCGGCGGCGGAAGCGATCCAGGAGGCAAAACGGCCTTTCATCATCGCCGGCGGAGGCGTGCTCTATTCCGAAGCCGAACAGGCGCTCGCATCTTTTGCAGCCCAGCGCGGCATTCCCGTCGGCGAAACACAGGCCGGCAAGAGTTCGCTGCCGCGCGATAATGCGATGAATATGGGCTCCGTCGGCGTCACCGGCACGAGCGCGGCGAACGCCTGCGCCGAAGAAGCCGATGTCGTCATCGCGATCGGCACGCGGTTGCAGGATTTCACCACGGGATCCTGGGCTCTTTTCAAGGATCCCACCCGCCGCATCGTGTCGATCAACACGCAGCCTTTCGACGCGGGCAAGCATCGCGCCCTGCCCGTGATCGGCGACGCGCGGGCGACGATCAACGCGCTCCAGCGCGCGCTCGGCGACACCAAGGCGCCGTCCGACTGGACTGAGAAGGCGACGCGCGAACGCGCGACATGGCTTGAAACGTCAGCGAGCTATCTCGCCGCGACAAACTCCGAAGAACCGTCCGACGCGCAAGTGATCGGCGCGGTGATGCGCACGAGCGAGCCGCGCGACGTCGTGCTTTGCGCCGCAGGCGGACTTCCCGGCGAGTTGCACAAGCATTGGCAGGCCGGCGCCGCCGGCGGCTATCACATGGAATATGGCTATTCCTGTATGGGCTATGAGATCGCAGGCGGTCTCGGCGCGAAAATGGCCGATCCCGCCCGCGAAGTGATCGTGATGGTGGGCGACGGCTCCTATCTCATGATGAATTCCGAGATCGCGACATCGGTGATGCTCGGGCAGAAGCTCATCATCGTCGTGCTCGACAACAGAGGCTTCGGCTGCATCAACCGGCTGCAGCGCGGCACGGGCGGCGCGAGCTTCAACAATCTGCTGCGCGATACGCGCCACGAGACGCTTCCCGACATCGATTTTGCGGCGCATGCGGCCAGCCTCGGCGCGATCGCCGAAAAGGTCAGCGGCGTCGCCGATCTCGAGACGGCGCTACGCAAGGCGCGCGCGTCGGCGCGCACGCATGTCATCGTGATCGACACCGATCCGCTTGCCTCGACCGACGCCGGCGGGCATTGGTGGGATGTCGCAGTGCCCGAGGTTTCCGTGCGCGGCGAAGTGAAGGCCGCGCGCGCCGCTTACGAAACGTCGCTCGAAAAGCAGCGGCTCGGTGATTGAGCTTGGCGTTTGAAATTCGCGACTGATTTGGCGCCCGACATCTGGAGTTAGAACGATATGGTCATTCGCATCGGCGCCAATCCCATCGCCTGGTCGAACGATGACGACCAGACCGTTGGCGGCGACACGCCGCTGGAGGTCTGCCTGCTGGAGGCGCAGGAGGCCGGCTTTGTCGGCATGGAGCTCGGCCATAAATTTCCGCGCGCGCCGGCCGACCTGAAAGCCGCGCTCGAGCCTTTCAAGATGGCTTGCATCGGCGGCTGGCATTCGGTCGAACTTCTGCTGCGCGACGCGAAGACGGAGTTCGAGGAATCGGCTGCGCATCGCAAGCTTCTGAAAGCGATGGGCACGACGGTGTTCATCGTTGCGGAGACCTCGAACGCGATCCACGGCAAGCGTGAGATCCCCTTGTCGCAGCGGCCGCATCTGCCGAACGCGGAATGGACTGTCTATGGCGCGCGCATGACCGAATTCGCGGAGCGGCTGCGCGACGAAGGCTTCCAGCTCGTCTATCACTATCACATGGGCACCATCGTGCAGTCGCGCGAGGACATCGCGCGCTTCGTCGATGCGACGGGCGATTCCGTGCATTTCGTGCTCGACACCGGCCACGCCACATGGGGCGGCAGCGATCCCGCCGAGATCGCGCGCAGCTATCGCTCGCGCATCAGCCATGTTCATACCAAGGACGTGCGCGAAAGCGTCATGCGCGAAGCGATCGCGAAGGACTGGAGCTTCCTTCACTCCATCCTCGGCGATGGCGCCAATCTCGGCGTCTACACAGTCCCCGGCGACGGCATGGTCGATTTCGCCGCAGTGTTCCGCGAGCTGAAAGGCTATGAAGGCTGGGTTGTCGTCGAAGCCGAACAGGACCCGAAGAAGGCGCCGGCGCTGCCCTATGCGAAAAAAGGCGTCGCGCATCTGAAACAGGTTTTCGCCGAAACCGGCTTGTCCGCGTGAGGCCGGCATGAGCGGAAAGCTTCTCGTCAAGCCATCAGCGCCGGACGCGCAGGGCCGCATCCACGCGATCACGCCGGAGAGCGCCGGCTGGTCCTATGTCGGCTTCGCCGTGCATCTCATGAAGCCGCGGCAGACTCTCTCCTTCAGCGCCGGCGAAAGCGAACTGTGCTTCGTGCTGGTGGCGGGCGTCGCGAAGATGAGCGTCGACGGCAAGGATTTCGGCCAGCTTGGCCAACGCATGTCGCCGTTCGATGGGCCGCCCTGGGCGCTCTATGCGCCGAAGGGATCAAACATTGTCATTGAAGCGACGAGCGATGTGGAACTCGCCGTCTGTTCCTCTCCCGGCGGCGGCGATTTCAAACCGCGCGTGATCGCGCCGACGCCGGAGGCGCAGCTCACGCGCGGAACCGGCACGAACACGCGCTATCCCTACAACATCCTGCCAGAGGACGAACCGGCGCATTCGCTGCTTGTCGTCGAGGTCATCACGCCCGGCGGCAACTGGTCGAGCTATCCCCCGCACAAGCATGACCGCGACGCCTGGCCCGACGAGACCTATCTCGAAGAGACCTATTATCACCGCCTCAACAGACCGCGCGGTTTTGCGCTCCAGCGCATCTACACCGACGACGGCTCGATCGACGAAACGCTCGCGGCGTCGGACCGCGACGTCGTGCTGGCGCCGAAGGGCTATCATCCTGTCGGCGCGCCGCACGGATACGATCTTTATTATCTCAACGTCATGGCGGGGCCGAAGCGCGCATGGAAATTCCATGTGCATCCTGACTTTCGCTGGATCGCGGGCATGACGAGCGAGCCCGCGGCAACGAAGACCTAAAGTTTCAGCGCGCGCCCTTCGGCGTCATCTTCGGCCAGCGCTTGATGCGCTCATGCCAGCGATTGATGTTGAGGTCGTCCTCGCTGCAATGGACGCGGCCGCGCACCGAAATTCCGGCGTCATGCACGCTATCGGGATCGCCTGATTTGAGCGGATGCCAGTCGTAGAGGTCCTTGCCTTCGGCGACGAGGCGATAGCCGCAGGTCGGCGGCAGCCAGGTCAGTGTGCGAACTTCATGCGGCGTCAGCGTCACGCAATCGGGCACGCGCTTCGCGCGCCTGGGATAATCCGTGCAGCGACAGGTTTTTCCATCCAGAAGCCGGCAGGCGATGTCGGTGTGATGGATTTTGCCCGTGTCCTCGTCCTCGAGCTTGACGAGGCAGCAGCGCGCGCAGCCGTCGCAAAGCGACTCCCACTCCGCCTCCGTCATGTCCTCAAGCGCCTTCGTCCGCCAGAACGGACGAGGCTTTGACGTCCGGCGGGAGACGGACGATCGGCGGGCGGCTTGGCGCGGCATGCGCCTTGCCTAGCCGATCCCTCCGGCAGAGAACAGCAGGCGAAGATTTATTTCGGCGGCAGGATCGCAAGCGGCGTCGCATAGGGCTCGACGCGCAGCGAATTGTTGAACAGCAGGCCGATCTTGTGGAGCGGCGCCTGCTGCAACGAGCCGTCGGCGCCTTTGCGCACCGCGTACTGCCACACGCCGAGCTCGCCCTTCTCTTTCAGCGCGGCGGCGATGTGTTCGGCGTCGAGCGAGCCGGCGGGAACGATCTCGCCGTCCTGCACGCCGATAATGATCTCATCCTTCACGGTCACGACCTTGAACAGCTTTACGGCCGCGGTCTGGGCCTGGGCGGCGCCGACCATCGCTGCGGCGATCACAACGGGAAGGATCATTTTCGAGAGCGAGAGCATGCGAACCTCGGGAGCGGGAAGCGCGCCTTCCCTGCCGTTTCGAGGGGCGGCGTGAAGTGCTCCAGCGCACAATCGCCCGCCGAGATCGGCGCCGCGCCAGATCACGCCGCATTTTGATTGAATCAATCAAATGCGGGAACGTGATCGATTCCAGAAGTCTGGAGCATGGCTCTTGCAGAGCGAACGCTTGCGTTCGTCTCGGAAAAACCGGTTCCCACTTTTTCGCGCCATGCTCCAAGGGTTGCATTCCGCGCGAACCCGGGCGACATCGCCGGCGCTGGGGATGGGTCGATGGACGGCAAGGCGCGCTATATTTTTCCGGTGCTGATGGGCGGCATGATGGCCTTCATGATGACGGCGATCGTGACGGCCGTGAATTTCGGCGGCGTGCCGCCTGACTTCGTCGGGCGCTGGATGCGCGCCTTCATTATCGCCTGGCCCTGCGCCGCCGTGGCCGCCTTCATCGCCGCGCCCTTCGCGAGGCTCTGGACGGCGAAGATCGTGGCGCGGATCGAGAGCAAGTAGACTGCGCTTTGCCCGTAGGCCTGTGACACACTTCTTCGAAAAGATGCATCTTGACGGAACATACAGAGAACATTAACGACAATCTGGGACGAATCAGCGACAGTCTGTCCAGATTCAGTCCCAGCGAGGCCCCCATGAGCCGCCCCCAATCAGCCTTGGAATTTGAACGCGCGAGGACGACCTGCGGGATGTCGGTGGCCGAGGCAGCCGCCTATCTTGGTCTCTGTGAGAGGACTATTCAACGCTACGAAAGCGGGGAAACCCGCGCATCACCTGTTGCTATCAAATGGCTTCAGGAGCATGCAGCCCAGCTCGCTGCCCTCCATTCGAAAAGCGCCGAATTCACGTTCATTGATTTGTTCGCCGGGATAGGCGGTCTTCGGAAAGGCTTTGAGCACATTGGCGGCAAGTGCATTTTCACTTGCGAATGGGATCAATACAGCCGGAAAACATACAAGGAAAATTATTCGGTTGATCACGAATTTGGCGGCGATATTCGCGAGTTCGCTGCGCAACCAGAGCGCATTCCAAAGCATGATGTTCTTTTGGCCGGGTTTCCTTGCCAGCCATTCTCGATCGCCGGCGTCTCAAAGAAGAATGCCCTCGGCCGCCCGCACGGCTTTCTCTGCGATACGCAGGGCACCCTGTTTTTTGATCTCGCTCAAATCATCGCGCATCATAAACCTGCAGCGTTCCTGCTTGAAAACGTAAAAAATCTTGAACGGCACGATCAGGGCAAAACCTTTGCAACAATCATGCACGTTCTCCGCAAGGAGCTGGGCTATGAAGTCCATACTCGTGTGATCGGTTCAGAGCCGTGGGTGCCGCAGAAGCGCGAGCGTATTTTCATCGTCGGCTTTCTAAGGGAGAGCCGTTTCGATTTTGACGCTCTCTCCGTTCCCGAGGGCAAACGCCCCATGCTGGGCAAGATTCTCGACCCGCATAATGAAGTTGATCCCAAATATACGCTGACCGCGCATTTGTGGGGTTATTTGCAGGACTACAAAAAAAAGCACGAAGCCAAGGGGAATGGATTCGGTTACAGTGTTTTTGGACCAAAAGATGTTACCCGCACCTTGTCCGCACGCTACTACAAGGACGGCTCCGAGGTTCTGATCGCCCAACCACGAAAAAGGCCGCGCCGCCTGACTCCTCGCGAGTGCGCCCGTTTGATGGGCTTTGACGGGCCGAACGAAAATAACTTTAAAATTCCTGTTTCGGATACCCAAGCGTACAAGCAGTTTGGCAACGCCGTCGTCGTTCCGGTCGTGAAGGCCGTTGCGGAACTGATGAAGCCTCACATTCGCTCAGCTCTCGGGGAAGTCGGAACGAATAGCGATGTTGATCAAAGCCTTCTTGATATCAGGAGCCACGCGGCCTGATCATGGCGGACGTCGTCACACCTGATGTCAGAAGCCGGATGATGGCTGGCATCAAAGGCAAGAATACAAAGCCGGAACTGATTATCAGGCGCGGACTTCACGCCAAGGGATTCAGGTTTCGGTTGCATGATCGAAAGCTGCCAGGGAAGCCAGATCTTGTCTTCCCGAAACACTGCGCCGTCATTTTTGTTCACGGGTGTTTCTGGCACGGGCACGATTGCCACTTATTCAAATGGCCGAAGACCAGAGAAGACTTTTGGCGAGCGAAGATCACGCGGAATCGCCAAGTTGACTTCAATGCCTCCCAAGCGCTGCGGAAAGCAGGCTGGCGGGAATGCACGGTTTGGGAATGCGCGCTTAAAGGCCGCCGCCAGCAACCTGTAGAAGCGACTATCCGCGAATGCTGCACATGGCTGCAGTCAAAAGTGGAAAATCTTGACATACGAGGATTGTGCTAATGGGATTTCTTTCTTTGGCTCACATGGAGGCTTACCTTTCAAAGAGTTTGACGAGTCTAAACCAAAACAAACTAAACGGGCTTCGCGCGGAAATTGATTTTCGCACACTTATTGCGAAGCTCGGATTTGAAAGAAGAGTGTCGGCAGGCGGGTGGCTGCTGAGAAATACTCGCGGCAATTTTGGCCATCATATCGTAGCCGTCTTTCCACATGTTATCGAGCCCAACAGAGATTATTCTGGCACTCCGACGACATCAAACATTCCCACCAACCTTCATACCATTTGCGCCACATTTAATCAGTTGGGGATCAAAAGCTATTATGCACACCCGATTATCGATAGCGCCGGCGCTATCGAATGGAAGTTCGTTAGGCTCGGAGTTCCCCACATAGACTCGTTCGTCAGCGCCACTGACCTGATTGCGGGTTTCCACAAACGCCCTCGTCATTACAATTTCTTGCGATATCAAACAGACGCTTCGCAGATTGACCGTGTTCATCTTCCCGACGAATTCTCGAAGGAAAATTTGCGGATATTTCTAAGTTCGCTAATCATGTGCGAGATCGTGGACATTGATGGCATTATTTGGGGAGAGCGGCATACCTATCCGATTGAAATAAAGGAAAAGACGGCGGCACCCGATCCGAATATGGGAGAATTTTTTGGGCTTGATGTCGGCCCATTCGTAAAACTAGCTTTCTATGCTGCAAAAAAAGAAATCTTCACTCCTTGTTTGTCGTGAGAGAAATCATCGATACAACGAGCAGAACGCTCAAGAAATGGCACTATATTACGTTTGATACGTTGGCGCAGTTCGCCTCATGGCAAAAGATCGGAGGCGGAACAACTATGACTGGTGGCAGCAGTACCGTTGTAAGAATCCCAAAAGAGGCGTTCAGCGAACTCACTAGAGAAGCGCTGGAGAAACTCTGATATGTTGAGATTCGCGACGTAGCCATTCACTTCCTGCGGGCCTTCAATCCGCGCGCTCTCCGGCATTGATTTCGGGCTTGCGGCGAAGATCGGCCGGTCCCAATCGCGGGTGCAAGGACGATCAACTGTGTTGCCGTCCCAAGGCCGCCCATGCAGCGCTCGCCCCACCCCTTGCCATTGCCTTTCCCCCTCCCCATTTTCCATTTGCCGGATGTCCCGGCGTTCAAGGCTGAAGCGATCCCGTCGCCGCCATGCTCCCTGACGCCCCGCGCATCACCTGGGGCGCTCGCCTGAAGCGGGCGTTGCTTGGCGCGGATTCAGCCGTCGATTCCGGGCTCTGGTCGCTGACGCGCGCGGCGGGTGACGCCTATGCGCGCTTCCAGATGTTCATGGACCGCTTCCATCTCACCGGCGCCAAAAAGGCGTCGGTCGATCTCGCTTGCGAGGCGCTGACGATGGGCGCGGCCGGCGGCGTCGTGATGATCGCGCTCGCCGCGCCGGCCTTCCGCGAGGCGCCGGAAGAGCTGATGAAGCGGCAGGAGCTCGCGGTCACTTTCCTCGATCGCTACGGCAACGAGGTCGGCAAGCGCGGCATCAAGCATGACGACTCGATTCCGCTCGATGAATTTCCCGATCATTTCATCAAGGCCGCGCTCGCGACCGAGGATCGCCGCTTCTACGAGCATTGGGGCATCGATCCCGTCGGCACGGCGCGCGCGCTGTCGGCCAATTCGCGCGCCGGCGGCGTCGTGCAAGGCGGCTCCTCGATCACGCAGCAGCTCGCGAAGAACCTCTTCCTTAGCAATGAGCGCTCGCTCGAACGCAAGATCAAGGAAGCCTTCCTCGCGCTCTGGCTCGAGACCCGGTTGTCGAAAGACCAGATCCTCAAGCTCTATCTCGATCGCGCCTATATGGGCGGCGGCGCGTTCGGCGCCGCGGCGGCGGCCGAATTCTATTTCGGCAAATCGGTGAAGGACCTCAACCTGGCGGAATCCGCGATGATGGCGGGACTGTTCAAGGCGCCGGCGAGATTCGCGCCGCATATCAACCTGCCGGCCGCGCGCGCCCGCGCCAGCACGGTTCTCTCGAACATGGTGGAGGCCGGCTTCCTCACCGAAGGCCAGGTGCTCGCCGCGCGGCGCAATCCGGCGGCGCCCGTCGATCGCAAGCGCGACGCGACCCCTGACTATTATCTCGACTGGGCGTTCGATCAGATCAAGAAGATGGCGGAAGCCGGCAAGCTCGGCTCCGATCGCGTGCTCACTGTCAAGACGCCGCTCGACCGCGGGCTGCAGCAGAAGGCCGAGCAGGCTCTCGAAAATTCGCTGCGCCAATATGGCGACCAATATAATGTCGGCCAGGGCGCAATCGTCGTGATGGACCTCGATGGCGCCGTGCGCGCCGTCGTTGGCGGCCGCGACTATGGCGCGAGCCAGTTCAATCGCGCGACCGACGCGCTTCGTCAGCCGGGCTCCTCCTTCAAGCCCTTCGTCTATGCGACAGCGATGTCCGATCCGCTCACCGCGGCGAAATACAAGCCTGACTCGATCGTGCGCGACGCGCCCGTCTGCATCGGCAACTGGTGTCCGCGGAATTATTCCGGCGGATTCGCCGGCGCCATTCCGTTGACCGTCGCGTTGGCGAAATCCTACAACACCATTCCCGTCTGGATGTCGCTCGACCTGTCGCCGCGCGACGAGAAAGGCGAGCGCACCTATCGCATGGGGCGCGCCAAGATCATCGCCACGCTGAAAGCGATGGGTTTCACCACCGACATCAAGGACACGCCTTCGCTGCCGATCGGCGCCGTCGACGTCACCGTGATGGATATGACGTCGGGCTATGCGACCATCGCGAATGGCGGCAAGCTTACGCGACCCTACGCTGCGATCGAGATTCACAACAGCGCGGGCGAACTCATCTGGCGACAGGACCGGGACGCTGCGCCGCCAAAGCAGATCCTCTCGCCGCAGGTCGACAGCGATCTCGTCTACATGATGTCGAAGGTGGTCGAAGAAGGCACGGGCCGCCGCGCCATCCTGCCGGGAATCAAGGCGGCGGGAAAAACCGGCACCACGAACGCCTATCGCGACGCCTGGTTCATCGCTTTCACCGGCAATTATGTCGGCGGCGTCTGGATGGGCAATGACGACTACGCCAGCATGGCGACGATGACCGGCGGCACGGTGCCCGCGATGACGTGGCATGAGGTGATGGCCTATGCGCATCAGGGGCTCGACATCAAGCCGATCCCGCTGTTGACGCGGGACCCCGCGCCTCCGCCCGTCCCTGTCGCGGCGCGCGCGCCGAAGACGGATGCGAAAGCCGAGACGCTGGCGCAGCGTCCGGCGACGCTTTCGCGCAAATCGCTCGATGCGCTCGGCGCGCTCGAACAGCAGTTCAAATCGGCCGGCGCTTCAAGGCCGAGCGCGCGGGCGCCGATGCTGCGCGAAGTCGCCGCAGCGCCACAGGACACGCCGCAAATCCTCTCGCCATGAGCGTCGCATCCTCGTCCACGCCGCCCGCTGATCACAGACGCGGCGGCGCCGGCTTCATCATCCGCCTGCTCGCGATCCTCGCCATCGGCGGCGGCCTCGGCCTCTGGTCCGCCGTCTATGCGCTGCAGGATCAGGCGGGCTTCGGGCGCGTCGATATCGGCGCCTGGTCGACCTATCCGCGCGCCGGCGGCTTCGATGTCGATCCCTATGCGCGCGCCGCGATCGCGCGTCGCGGCGAGTTGCCGCTCGGCGCCGGCGAAGGCGTGATGCTGACCGCGATCCGCGATGA carries:
- a CDS encoding bifunctional 5-dehydro-2-deoxygluconokinase/5-dehydro-2-deoxyphosphogluconate aldolase yields the protein MTFSPTALDVICIGRSSVDLYGQQIGGRLEDVATFSKAVGGCPANISIGAARLGLRSAVITRVGDEQMGRYIIEQLGREGVETRGVTIDKERLTALVLLGVRDDHSFPHIFYRSDCADMALCEDDIEEDFIASSAAVLVTGTHFSKPNPEAAQKKAIRLAKAHGRKVLFDIDYRPNLWGLAGHAAGEERYRASQIVTGKLQTVLPFCDVIVGTEEELHIAGGSENTLETLRKIRALAPKALIVAKRGPMGCVCFPGDIPASLEDGVKGPGYPVDVLNTLGAGDGFMGGFLRGYLRDEPLEKTCAFANAGGAFAVSRLLCSAEYPTQPEMAHFLAHGASSRRLREDVALTHIHRATTRRPRSSDELMALAIDHRSQMEAMADDAGASYDRIAAFKLLALDACLKVANGRTGFGMLLDEKYGRQALYKAAGHDLWIGRPVELPGSRPLDFEYGGSLGARMIEWPVTQTIKCLCFYHPDDGDDLKVVQERELLRLADAAARVGRELLVEIICGKHGEMKDDTVAHVMARLYAIGVKPDWWKLEPLRTTAAWKAVETEIAVNDPLCRGVVMLGLDAPENEIIDAFRAARSSARVKGFAVGRTIFADPFKTWLRGAMNDMQAVDEMAARFGRLCEAWARA
- the iolD gene encoding 3D-(3,5/4)-trihydroxycyclohexane-1,2-dione acylhydrolase (decyclizing), which produces MTTVRLTMAQALVRYLAAQKTEIAGKTVPVFHGVFAIFGHGNVAGLGEALHSARDALPTFRAHNEQAMAHAAIAFAKASRRRRMMACTTSIGPGATNMVTAAAVAHVNRLPLLLLPGDVFANRRPDPVLQQIEDFEDGTISANDCFKPVSRYFDRITRPEQILTALPRAMSVLTDPAQCGPVTLALCQDVQAEAFDYPESFFNERVWRARRALPDADEFAAAAEAIQEAKRPFIIAGGGVLYSEAEQALASFAAQRGIPVGETQAGKSSLPRDNAMNMGSVGVTGTSAANACAEEADVVIAIGTRLQDFTTGSWALFKDPTRRIVSINTQPFDAGKHRALPVIGDARATINALQRALGDTKAPSDWTEKATRERATWLETSASYLAATNSEEPSDAQVIGAVMRTSEPRDVVLCAAGGLPGELHKHWQAGAAGGYHMEYGYSCMGYEIAGGLGAKMADPAREVIVMVGDGSYLMMNSEIATSVMLGQKLIIVVLDNRGFGCINRLQRGTGGASFNNLLRDTRHETLPDIDFAAHAASLGAIAEKVSGVADLETALRKARASARTHVIVIDTDPLASTDAGGHWWDVAVPEVSVRGEVKAARAAYETSLEKQRLGD
- the iolE gene encoding myo-inosose-2 dehydratase; amino-acid sequence: MVIRIGANPIAWSNDDDQTVGGDTPLEVCLLEAQEAGFVGMELGHKFPRAPADLKAALEPFKMACIGGWHSVELLLRDAKTEFEESAAHRKLLKAMGTTVFIVAETSNAIHGKREIPLSQRPHLPNAEWTVYGARMTEFAERLRDEGFQLVYHYHMGTIVQSREDIARFVDATGDSVHFVLDTGHATWGGSDPAEIARSYRSRISHVHTKDVRESVMREAIAKDWSFLHSILGDGANLGVYTVPGDGMVDFAAVFRELKGYEGWVVVEAEQDPKKAPALPYAKKGVAHLKQVFAETGLSA
- the iolB gene encoding 5-deoxy-glucuronate isomerase yields the protein MSGKLLVKPSAPDAQGRIHAITPESAGWSYVGFAVHLMKPRQTLSFSAGESELCFVLVAGVAKMSVDGKDFGQLGQRMSPFDGPPWALYAPKGSNIVIEATSDVELAVCSSPGGGDFKPRVIAPTPEAQLTRGTGTNTRYPYNILPEDEPAHSLLVVEVITPGGNWSSYPPHKHDRDAWPDETYLEETYYHRLNRPRGFALQRIYTDDGSIDETLAASDRDVVLAPKGYHPVGAPHGYDLYYLNVMAGPKRAWKFHVHPDFRWIAGMTSEPAATKT
- a CDS encoding YcgN family cysteine cluster protein, with the protein product MPRQAARRSSVSRRTSKPRPFWRTKALEDMTEAEWESLCDGCARCCLVKLEDEDTGKIHHTDIACRLLDGKTCRCTDYPRRAKRVPDCVTLTPHEVRTLTWLPPTCGYRLVAEGKDLYDWHPLKSGDPDSVHDAGISVRGRVHCSEDDLNINRWHERIKRWPKMTPKGAR
- a CDS encoding DUF2798 domain-containing protein, with the protein product MDGKARYIFPVLMGGMMAFMMTAIVTAVNFGGVPPDFVGRWMRAFIIAWPCAAVAAFIAAPFARLWTAKIVARIESK
- the dcm gene encoding DNA (cytosine-5-)-methyltransferase, with translation MSRPQSALEFERARTTCGMSVAEAAAYLGLCERTIQRYESGETRASPVAIKWLQEHAAQLAALHSKSAEFTFIDLFAGIGGLRKGFEHIGGKCIFTCEWDQYSRKTYKENYSVDHEFGGDIREFAAQPERIPKHDVLLAGFPCQPFSIAGVSKKNALGRPHGFLCDTQGTLFFDLAQIIAHHKPAAFLLENVKNLERHDQGKTFATIMHVLRKELGYEVHTRVIGSEPWVPQKRERIFIVGFLRESRFDFDALSVPEGKRPMLGKILDPHNEVDPKYTLTAHLWGYLQDYKKKHEAKGNGFGYSVFGPKDVTRTLSARYYKDGSEVLIAQPRKRPRRLTPRECARLMGFDGPNENNFKIPVSDTQAYKQFGNAVVVPVVKAVAELMKPHIRSALGEVGTNSDVDQSLLDIRSHAA
- a CDS encoding very short patch repair endonuclease, with amino-acid sequence MADVVTPDVRSRMMAGIKGKNTKPELIIRRGLHAKGFRFRLHDRKLPGKPDLVFPKHCAVIFVHGCFWHGHDCHLFKWPKTREDFWRAKITRNRQVDFNASQALRKAGWRECTVWECALKGRRQQPVEATIRECCTWLQSKVENLDIRGLC